The genomic window CGGAACCAGTTCACCTGGAAGACCCGGGGCGCGCGGTCGAAGCGCAGCCTCTGACCGACCTTGAGCCAGTGCCCGAAGTAGTCGGCCATGTTGTAGCCGCAGAACGGGAGCATCGCGAACGGGTCGCGGCGCAGCTCGCCGACGGTGCCCTCGGCGGCGGCGGTGCGCTCGGACGAGATGTTCGAGCCCATGAAGACGCCGTGCGTCCAGTCCGTCGCCTCGACGACGAGCGGCACGTTCGTGGCGCGGCGTCCGCCGAACAGGATCGCGTCGAGCGGCACGCCCTGCGGGGCATCCCAGTCCTCGGCGATCTGCGGGCACTGATCGGCACGCACGGTGAAGCGCGAGTTCGGGTGCGCGGCAGGACGACCGGATGCCGGGGTCCACGGCTTGCCCTCCCAGTCGGTGAGCTCTGCCGGCGGCTCGTCCGTGAGGCCTTCCCACCAGACGTCGCCGTCGGGACGGAGCGCGACGTTCGTGAAGATCGTGTTGCCCCACAGCGTCTCGACCGCCGTGACGTTCGTGGACTCTCCGGTGCCGGGTGCGACGCCGAAGAAGCCGGCCTCGGGGTTGATGGCCCAGAGGCGGCCGTCGTCGCCGGGGCGCAGCCACGCGATGTCGTCGCCGAGCGTCTCGACGCGCCAGCCGGGGATCGTGGGGCGCAGCATCGCGAGGTTCGTCTTGCCGCAGGCCGACGGGAACGCCGCGGCCAGGTGGTACGCGCGTCCGGCCGGGTCGATGACGCGGATGAGGAGCATGTGCTCGGCGAGCCAGCCCTCGTTGCGGCCGATCACCGACGCGATGCGCAGGGCGAAGCACTTCTTTGCGAGGATCGCGTTGCCGCCGTAGCCGGAGCCGAAAGACCAGACCTCGAGGGTCTCGGGGAAATGCACGATGTACTTCTCGTCGTTGCAGGGCCAGGCGACGTCCTGCTCGCCCGGCTCGAGCGGAGCACCGACGGAGTGGACCGTCTTGACCCACGGCGCCCCGCCGGCGATCTCGCGCAGCACGTCGGTGCCGACGCGGGTCATGATCTCGATCGAGGCGACGGCGTACGCGCTGTCGGTGACCTGCACGCCGATGTGCGAGAGCGGTCCGCCGACAGGTCCCATGGAGAAGGGGACGACGTACATCGTGCGACCCCTCATCGACCCCTCGAACAGGGGGGTGATCGTCGCGCGGATCTCGTCGGGGGCGAGCCAGTTGTTGGTCGGTCCCGCGTCCTCCTCGCGCTCGGAGGCGATGAAGGTGCGTCCCTCGGTGCGGGCGACGTCGCTCGGGTGCGAGCGGGCGAGGTAGGACCCGGGCCGCCACTCGGGGTTGAGCTTGATGAGCTTGCCCTCGTCGACCATGTCGCGAAGGAGCGCGTCGTTCTCGGCGCGGGTGCCCTCGACCCAGTGGATGCGGTCCGGCTGCGTGAGCGCGGCGATCTCGCCGACCCATGCCACGAGCTCGGCCATCCCGGCGCCCTGGATGGCAGGACGGTCCCCGTAGGTGCGCGTCACCGCCGGCCGCGCGGGGGCAGAGCCTTCGGGGCGGGTGAAGATGTCGGCAAGGGCCATGGTGGTCGCTCCTCCTCGATTCGACGTTCAGATCTGTGGTCTTCCTCCACTTTCGTCGCCAACGGCCGCCTCTTCCGTACAATCGGGGCGTCAAGAGTTGCGATTCTTTCGCTATCCTCAAGGAATGCCGCCTACGCCGTTGGAACTGTCCACGCTCGGACACCGCATCCGTCACCAGCGCATCTCGCACGGGTACACGCTGGACGAGCTCGGCGAGCTGGTCGGGGTCGCAGGCAGCCAGCTGAGCCTCATCGAGAACGGCAAGCGCGAGCCGAAGCTGTCGCTGCTGCAGGCGATCGCCACCGCCACGGGAGTCGAGGTCGCCCACCTCCTGTCGGCCGAGCCCCCGAACCGGCGCGCGGCGCTCGAGATCGAGCTCGAGCGCGCCCAGGCGAGCTCGGTTTTCCGCCAGCTCGGGATCGCGCCCGTCAAGGTCACGAAGGGGATGGCCGACGACACCCTCGAGTCGATCCTGGGTCTGCACCGCGAACTCCAGCGCCGCGAGCGCGAGGCGATCGCCACACCGGAGGAGGCGCGGCGCGCCAACACCGAGCTGCGGCTGAAGATGCGCGCGCTCGACAACTACCTGCCCGACATCGAGCGACTCGCCGAGAAGCAGCTCAAGGCCGCCGGCCACGTGTCAGGAGCGCTCACGCACCGCACCGTGAGCATCATGGCGGAGCGGCTCGGCTTCGAGCTGATCTACGTGAGCGACCTCCCCCATTCGGCCCGCTCGGTCACCGACCTCGAGAACGGCCGCATCTATCTCCCGCCGGCATCGATCCCCGGCGGTCACGGCCTCCGGTCGATGGCCCTGCAGGCCATGGCGCACCGCCTGCTCGGGCACAAGCGTCCGACCGACTACGCCGACTTCCTGCAGCAGCGCCTCGAGATCAACTACTACGCGGCCTGCTGCCTCATGCCCGAGACCGCGTCGGTGGCGTTCCTCCAGCAGGCGAAGAAGGACCGCAACCTCGCCGTCGAGGATTTCCGCGACGCGTTCGGCACGACCCACGAGTCGGCCGGCATGCGCCTGACGAACCTTGCGACGCGGCATCTCGGCATCCCGCTGCACTTCCTCCGCGTCGACGGCTCCGGCGCCATCACCCGCGTCTACGAGAACGACGACCTGCCGCTCCCGATGGACGTCACCGGCGCGGTCGACGGCCAGATCGCGTGCCGCAGATTCTCGGCCCGATCGGCGTTCTCGGAGCAGAACCGCACGACCGAGCACTACCAGTACACCGACACCCCGGCGGGCACGTTCTGGTGCTCGACGCAGACCGGCACGACGTCAGAGGGCGAGTTCTCGATCACGGTCGGAGTGCCCTTCGACGACGCCCGCTGGTTCCGCGGGCGAGAGACCCAGAAGCGCGCGACCTCGACCTGCCCCGACGAGTCGTGCTGCCGCCGGGCCCCGTCCGAGGTGACGGCACGGTGGTCGGGCAAGGCGTGGCCGAGCGCGCGCGTGCACATGCAGATGTTCTCGCCGCTCCCCCGCGGCGCGTTCCCGGGGGTCGACGACAACGAGGTGTACGCGTTCCTCGACCGCCACGCCTGAGAACGGACGCGGGATGCCTCGGCCAGGCGGGTCGCGGCCGATGCATGTCCTCGCGGCGGCGTAACCTCGGAAGGTGACTCCCGAACTCGCCGCCCGCATCGTCGCGGACTCCCGCGACCGGGTGGCCTGGGTGCGGGCGCGCTCGCGCGGGATCACGGCGACGGATGTCGCGACCCTCACCTCCGAGAACGCGATCGCCCGCGCGGCCGACGCGAAGCTCATGGGCTCGGGCTTCTCGGGCAACGCCTACACCGCCCATGGCCGCGCACGCGAGCCCGAGATCGCCGCGTGGGTCGCGGCGACGCACGGCATCGAGCCATCCTCGGCACTGTTCCACGCCGTGGTCGAGAAGCGCCACCTCGCGACCCCCGACGGCATCGCGGTCGACGTCGGCGGCCGCGTCACCCTGTGCGAGATCAAGACGACGAACAAGTCGTGGCGGAGCATCCCGCGCTCCTATCTGCGTCAGGTGTGGTGGCAGCAGCACGTGCTCGGCGCCGAGCGGACGCTCGTCGCGTGGGAGCAGCACGACGCCTTCGTGCCCGTCGGCGACGAGCCGCGCTGCGCGTGGGTCGAGCGCGACGACGCCGAGATCGCCAAGCTGGTGCGTCTCGCCACCGCTCTCATCGACGAGCTGTACCACCGCACGACGAAGGGCCGGCCTGCCGAGCGGATGCCGCAGCCTCCGGCGCCCCGCCAGCCCTTCCGCGCGCTCGCCCTCGCCGACTGACCCGTCGCCCCGCCCTGGCGGACGCCTCATCGGCGACGCCGGGCCGCAGCGCGGGGAATAGTTGATCCATGTCAACGATTGGGTATATAGTTGACCTACTTCAACTGTTGACCTGAGTCAACTGATCCTCGCGCCAACGTCGCCGCATCCCCTCCTCATCTCTCCGAAGGACATTCATGGCTACGTCCACCACGGCGACCGGCACGGTCGCCACTGCAGACGAGAAGCGCCGGCACCGCAAGGTCCTGCAGGCGCTCTCGGGCCTGCTGCTCGGCATGTTCGTCTCGATGCTCGCCTCGACCGTCGTCTCGACCTCGCTGCCGGTCATCGTCCACGACCTCGACGGCGACCAGGCCGCGTTCACGTGGGTCATCACCGCCACGCTGCTGACCACCGCGATCTCGACTCCGATCTGGGGAAAGCTCGCCGATCTGTTCAACCGCAAGCTGCTCATCCAGCTCGCGATCGTGATCTTCGTCCTCGCGACCGCCGCAGCGGGCTTCTCGCAGAACCCCGGCACGCTCATCGCGTTCCGCGCACTGCAGGGCATCGGCGCAGGCGGGCTCGCCGCACTCAGCCAGGTCATCATGGCCGACATCATCAGCCCCCGTGAGCGCGGTCGCTACATGGGCCTCTTCGGCGCCGTCATGGCCGTCGCGACCGTCGGCGGACCTCTGCTCGGCGGCGTCATCACCGACACGCTCGGCTGGCGCTGGAACTTCTTCGTCGCCATCCCGTTCGCCGTGGTCGCCCTGATCATCATGCAGCGCACGCTCCACCTCCCCGCCCGCCCCAAGCAGAAGGCGCGCATCGACTACCTCGGCATCGTCCTGCTCTCGGTGTCGGTCTCCCTCCTGCTGATCTGGGTCACCAACGCGGGCAACTCCTACGACTGGTGGAGCACAGAGACGATCCTCATGGTCGGCGGCGCACTCCTCGGCATCGCGCTGTTCATCGTCACGGAGCTGCGGGCGAAGGAGCCCCTCGTCCCTCTGACCCTGTTCAAGAACCGCACCTTCACCCTCGCGGTGATCGCGTCGATCGCCACCGGCATCGCGATGTTCGGCACCTCGGTCTTCCTCAGTCAGTACATGCAGATGGCGCGCGGCGCGACGCCGACCGAGGCCGGCATCATGACGATTCCGATGATCGCCGGCCTGCTGCTCTCCTCCATCGTCATCGGCGGGCTGATCTCGCGTCACGGCCACTGGAAGCCGTGGCTCATCGTGGGAGGCGTGCTGCTCATCGCCGGTTCGTTCCTGCTGTCGACGATCCACTACGACACCAACTTCGCGCTGGTCTCGCTCTACATGTTCCTGCTCGGTGCGGGTGTCGGCATGACGATGCAGAACCTCGTCCTCATCGTGCAGAACACCGCCAATCCGTCGGAGATGGGCGTCGCGAGCTCGGGGGTCACGTTCTTCCGCAGCCTCGGCGGCACGATCGGCGTCTCGGTCATGGGCGCAGCGCTCGCCTCGTCGGCGACCACGCTGTTCGGCGACCGCAAGGCCGACATCGGCGCGGCGCTCGCCAAGCTCGGCGAGCAGGGAGCGGCGATCGGCCAGCAACTGCAGTCGGGCACCATCCCCCAGGTCTCGGCACTGCCCGAAGGCATCCGGGTCATCATCGAGGACATCTACGCGCAGGCCATCGCGCACTCGTTCCTGATCGCCGTGCCGGTCGCGGTCGTCAGCCTCATCGCGATCCTGTTCCTGCCGAACATCCCGCTCACCCGCATGACCACGAGCGAGCGCGTCGCGGCGAGCGAGGCCGACCTCGCCACCGTCTCGGTCAGCGAGGGCATGGCGGTCCTCGAGGCGACCGGCACCGTGCCGACGACGGATGCCGCGGACGCGGACTCCGCCGCCGCGCGGGACGAGGCATCCACCCCCTCCCGCTAGTGTCGATCCCGATGATCTCCGACGACACCCCCGAGGCGCGTACCGAGGCGGTGCGCGCCCTGGAGGCGGAGTTCGGCGAGCTGATCAACCGATTCCGGCGGATCATCACGGAGAACGCGCACCGCGTGAGCCCCGGGATGCTGCCGGGCGCGTACAAGGTCTTCACCACGATCGTGCGCCGGGAGTCGGTCACCCTCTCGACGCTCGCTGAGGCGCTGATGTCCGACAAGGGGCAGATCAGCCGCACGGTGCGCGAACTCGAGCAGCTCGGGCTCGTCGAACGCACTCCCGACCCCGACGACGGGCGGTCCAGCCTGCTGTCGCCGACGGCGTTCGGCCTGGAACGGCTGGCGCAGGCGCGGGAGCCTCAGGAGGCCACGCTGATCCACGCTCTGGCGGAGTGGCCGATCGACGACATCCGCAATCTGTCGCGTCTGCTGCATGCGCTCACCGCCGGCGAATCGCCGTAGGAGAGTCGCGACGCGGAAGGCCCCCGGGACCGGTTCCCGGGGGCCTTCCGCCGTTTCGGGGCTGATTCGGGCGGATCCGGGATTCTCGACCCGGTAGCACCCGCGTAACACGGGCGAGACAATCGCGGGGTTGACTGGCCTCATCGGGGGCAACGAGTGCCGTCGGTGCAGACGCGCAAGCGGAAGGAGCGACCGATGAGATTCCGGCCGCTGCGATCAGCCCCCGCCCCCGACACCGAGCGCGTGACGGTGGTCGACCCGCCCGCCACGATGGACGCCGTCGTGTTCCCCGCCGCCGGCGGTCCCGAAGCCCTGCGAACGGCATCGGTCCCCGTCCCTTCGCCCGTGATCAGCGAGCTGCTCGTGCGCGTCGTGGCGGCGGGCGTGAACCCGATCGACGCGAAGACCCGCTCCGGGGCGGGCGTCTCGGGCCAGATCCCGGCGTTCCCCTCCACCCTCGGGTTCGACTTCAGCGGGATCGTCGTGAAGAGCCCCTACGACTCGCACCCGTTCGCACCGGGCACGCCGGTGTTCGGCATGGCGGCCTTCCCCCGTTCGGGCGGCACCTATGCCGAGTACGCCGTCGTCCCCTCGCTCTCTGTGGCGCGCAAGCCCGCGTCGCTCTCGCACGTCGAGGCCGCCGGCGTGCCGCTCGCGGCGCTGACGGCGTGGGGCCTCGTGGTCGAGACGGCGCACGCGCACGAGGGCCAGCGCATCCTCATCCACGCCGGCAGCGGCGGGGTCGGCCACTTCGCCGTGCAGTTCGCCGCCTACTTCGGGGCGCACGTCACCGTGACGGCATCCGCACGGAACGCCTCGTGGCTGCGCGAGCTCGGCGCGGCCGTGGTCATCGATTACACGACCACGCGCTTCGAGGAGGTGATCGCGGACGTCGATGTGGTCATCGACCTCGTCGGCAACCTGCAGGACCGCATCGGCGGCCGCTCGCTGAGCGTGCTGCGCCCCGGCGGGCTCTACATCGTGGTGCCCACCGGGTCATGGCCGGGGTACGCGGAGGCGGCGGCCGCGGCGGGCGTCCGCGCCACGAACTACAAGGTCATCCCCGACGGCGGGGCGCTGGCGACCGTCGGGCGGCTGCTCGACTCCGGCGCCGTGCAGGTCTACATCGACCGGGTGTTCGACCTGGGCGATGCCGCGGCGGCGCATCGCATGCTCGAGGAGGGCCACACGCGGGGCAAGATCGTGCTCCGCGTCAGCGACGACTGATCGTCCGGGCCGGCGTTCGCGGCGCGTTCCGCACGCGGGCGACGGCCGCCCCGGGGCGCGCCGCACCGACCCGAGCGTCAGCTCGCCGGCGACGGGGTGAGCACCCTGCGGCCCTCCGCGACGATCTCGTCGGCGATCGCGTCGAGCAGCGGCGACCGGAGGTT from Microbacterium sulfonylureivorans includes these protein-coding regions:
- a CDS encoding phosphoenolpyruvate carboxykinase (GTP) gives rise to the protein MALADIFTRPEGSAPARPAVTRTYGDRPAIQGAGMAELVAWVGEIAALTQPDRIHWVEGTRAENDALLRDMVDEGKLIKLNPEWRPGSYLARSHPSDVARTEGRTFIASEREEDAGPTNNWLAPDEIRATITPLFEGSMRGRTMYVVPFSMGPVGGPLSHIGVQVTDSAYAVASIEIMTRVGTDVLREIAGGAPWVKTVHSVGAPLEPGEQDVAWPCNDEKYIVHFPETLEVWSFGSGYGGNAILAKKCFALRIASVIGRNEGWLAEHMLLIRVIDPAGRAYHLAAAFPSACGKTNLAMLRPTIPGWRVETLGDDIAWLRPGDDGRLWAINPEAGFFGVAPGTGESTNVTAVETLWGNTIFTNVALRPDGDVWWEGLTDEPPAELTDWEGKPWTPASGRPAAHPNSRFTVRADQCPQIAEDWDAPQGVPLDAILFGGRRATNVPLVVEATDWTHGVFMGSNISSERTAAAEGTVGELRRDPFAMLPFCGYNMADYFGHWLKVGQRLRFDRAPRVFQVNWFRKGSDGRFLWPGFGDNSRVIDWIIRRLDNEVGAVESPIGRLPRTEDLDLDGIEVPQADLDELFAIDPASWLREADLTEEFYRTFDGRVPAPLWAELAALRYRLQRA
- a CDS encoding XRE family transcriptional regulator; this translates as MPPTPLELSTLGHRIRHQRISHGYTLDELGELVGVAGSQLSLIENGKREPKLSLLQAIATATGVEVAHLLSAEPPNRRAALEIELERAQASSVFRQLGIAPVKVTKGMADDTLESILGLHRELQRREREAIATPEEARRANTELRLKMRALDNYLPDIERLAEKQLKAAGHVSGALTHRTVSIMAERLGFELIYVSDLPHSARSVTDLENGRIYLPPASIPGGHGLRSMALQAMAHRLLGHKRPTDYADFLQQRLEINYYAACCLMPETASVAFLQQAKKDRNLAVEDFRDAFGTTHESAGMRLTNLATRHLGIPLHFLRVDGSGAITRVYENDDLPLPMDVTGAVDGQIACRRFSARSAFSEQNRTTEHYQYTDTPAGTFWCSTQTGTTSEGEFSITVGVPFDDARWFRGRETQKRATSTCPDESCCRRAPSEVTARWSGKAWPSARVHMQMFSPLPRGAFPGVDDNEVYAFLDRHA
- a CDS encoding YqaJ viral recombinase family protein, with the translated sequence MTPELAARIVADSRDRVAWVRARSRGITATDVATLTSENAIARAADAKLMGSGFSGNAYTAHGRAREPEIAAWVAATHGIEPSSALFHAVVEKRHLATPDGIAVDVGGRVTLCEIKTTNKSWRSIPRSYLRQVWWQQHVLGAERTLVAWEQHDAFVPVGDEPRCAWVERDDAEIAKLVRLATALIDELYHRTTKGRPAERMPQPPAPRQPFRALALAD
- a CDS encoding MDR family MFS transporter: MATSTTATGTVATADEKRRHRKVLQALSGLLLGMFVSMLASTVVSTSLPVIVHDLDGDQAAFTWVITATLLTTAISTPIWGKLADLFNRKLLIQLAIVIFVLATAAAGFSQNPGTLIAFRALQGIGAGGLAALSQVIMADIISPRERGRYMGLFGAVMAVATVGGPLLGGVITDTLGWRWNFFVAIPFAVVALIIMQRTLHLPARPKQKARIDYLGIVLLSVSVSLLLIWVTNAGNSYDWWSTETILMVGGALLGIALFIVTELRAKEPLVPLTLFKNRTFTLAVIASIATGIAMFGTSVFLSQYMQMARGATPTEAGIMTIPMIAGLLLSSIVIGGLISRHGHWKPWLIVGGVLLIAGSFLLSTIHYDTNFALVSLYMFLLGAGVGMTMQNLVLIVQNTANPSEMGVASSGVTFFRSLGGTIGVSVMGAALASSATTLFGDRKADIGAALAKLGEQGAAIGQQLQSGTIPQVSALPEGIRVIIEDIYAQAIAHSFLIAVPVAVVSLIAILFLPNIPLTRMTTSERVAASEADLATVSVSEGMAVLEATGTVPTTDAADADSAAARDEASTPSR
- a CDS encoding MarR family winged helix-turn-helix transcriptional regulator → MISDDTPEARTEAVRALEAEFGELINRFRRIITENAHRVSPGMLPGAYKVFTTIVRRESVTLSTLAEALMSDKGQISRTVRELEQLGLVERTPDPDDGRSSLLSPTAFGLERLAQAREPQEATLIHALAEWPIDDIRNLSRLLHALTAGESP
- a CDS encoding NADP-dependent oxidoreductase; protein product: MRFRPLRSAPAPDTERVTVVDPPATMDAVVFPAAGGPEALRTASVPVPSPVISELLVRVVAAGVNPIDAKTRSGAGVSGQIPAFPSTLGFDFSGIVVKSPYDSHPFAPGTPVFGMAAFPRSGGTYAEYAVVPSLSVARKPASLSHVEAAGVPLAALTAWGLVVETAHAHEGQRILIHAGSGGVGHFAVQFAAYFGAHVTVTASARNASWLRELGAAVVIDYTTTRFEEVIADVDVVIDLVGNLQDRIGGRSLSVLRPGGLYIVVPTGSWPGYAEAAAAAGVRATNYKVIPDGGALATVGRLLDSGAVQVYIDRVFDLGDAAAAHRMLEEGHTRGKIVLRVSDD